From a single Parambassis ranga chromosome 2, fParRan2.1, whole genome shotgun sequence genomic region:
- the plaat1l gene encoding phospholipid-metabolizing enzyme A-C1 gives MGLKHSQPQLFPGDIVEYPRNRYFSHFGVYYGERDGVPYVAHLTGRDSDSKLLLFGRALRSEVKLDPLQLLGKKYKVNNMLDGTYPARDFHTVVKPAIDDLMGREVTFDILFHNSEHQATLLRYGVKKSAQIDKVYQHIMPAWKKPFTNNDL, from the exons ATGGGCCTG AAACATTCCCAGCCGCAGCTCTTCCCCGGCGACATCGTGGAGTATCCCAGGAACAGGTACTTCTCTCACTTCGGGGTGTACTATGGAGAGAGGGACGGGGTTCCCTACGTCGCTCACCTGACCGGCCGAG ACTCGGACTCCAAGCTCCTGCTGTTCGGTCGCgctctgaggtcagaggtcaagctggatccactgcagctgctgggGAAAAAGTACAAG GTCAACAACATGCTGGACGGCACGTACCCCGCCAGAGACTTCCACACCGTGGTGAAGCCCGCCATCGACGACCTGATGGGCCGCGAGGTCACCTTCGACATCCTGTTCCACAACAGCGAGCATCAGGCCACGCTCCTCAGATACGGCGTCAAGAAGTCTGCGCAG ataGACAAGGTCTACCAGCACATCATGCCGGCCTGGAAGAAGCCCTTTACAAATAACGACCTGTGA